One genomic segment of Flavobacteriales bacterium includes these proteins:
- a CDS encoding gliding motility-associated C-terminal domain-containing protein, which produces MFNLNTFSAFVVVVMCSFSSLAQPLTNGMGIITHWSGAAGTYDSFTIYDTENNASAPLGLNWATTFHTPADPAAADSWKGTNMGDVFGITIDAEKNVYFTATKAISSGGSSSTSAGSAGDGGVYKMDANTWVVTPFIFTGNGANEIPNQGNGLGNIAYDKWNNQLFITNFEDGNIYRFDMDGNLLSTFDPFDADNTPLGTFSGHGEALWGIAVHEENGTTKVFFSRWTEDNSLNDASSPNNSVWSVSLDNTGDFSGSESLCFELEDNMGSFVSTVVGASYPISDITMSSDGKMYVCEKVQGGWGAFGGWNDLFTPGAHSSRLFEYVNNSGTWNMSKQYYVGNYNYPSDADNTAGGVALGNRQTSSGFDCEKIIWASGDALRFSGYNNIAGQDYIYGLTGIPVEGNSMDPSSTDYVQESSIYIDIDYTGTGSNGSQKMSYGDIEIYTDAVNEPTFTITNPTTICPGESIALNVSGGLNYEWSPASTLDNPSSDSPIATPTENTTYTVMGDGSCGSRDTVSVTISIDDFNFSLGPDVDFCEGMNDVVLDAGGLATAYLWNTNETTQSISVDSEGVYSVSVVSPDGCNFTDEINVESKFLPIVSFSTPNDSSCPPASFQLNDASTPQSDDPIVAWEWTVNGQTSNGISSNVNLPNTGRYSVTLEVTTQLGCSTSLSLSNYLNVLDVPSPNFMTEPDEIGHCDKSIQIINFSTDYDSLVWDFGNGFVSSADTVTSYTYDEVGQYQINLKLINEFGCENSFNREIKPTSSIPFYAPNAFTPDGDQLNEEFVPYMGCTDSFEFWIMDRWGEVIFYSNDVNVGWNGTFKGKLCPVGVYSWKAKYNGAKHNQVKLGDVHLMH; this is translated from the coding sequence ATGTTTAACCTTAACACTTTCAGTGCTTTTGTGGTGGTAGTTATGTGTTCATTTTCTTCTTTGGCACAACCACTTACCAATGGAATGGGGATTATTACCCATTGGAGTGGTGCTGCTGGTACTTATGATTCTTTCACCATTTATGATACTGAGAATAATGCTTCTGCTCCTTTAGGGCTGAATTGGGCAACAACTTTTCATACCCCTGCTGACCCCGCTGCTGCTGACTCGTGGAAAGGCACCAATATGGGCGATGTATTTGGTATTACTATAGACGCTGAGAAAAATGTATACTTCACAGCCACAAAAGCAATTTCATCTGGCGGTTCTTCCTCTACTTCTGCAGGCTCTGCAGGCGATGGAGGGGTCTATAAAATGGACGCAAACACTTGGGTAGTTACTCCCTTTATATTTACTGGAAATGGCGCGAATGAAATTCCCAACCAAGGGAATGGATTAGGAAATATTGCTTATGACAAATGGAACAATCAATTGTTCATTACGAATTTTGAAGATGGTAACATTTACCGCTTTGATATGGATGGCAATTTACTTTCTACTTTCGACCCATTCGATGCAGATAACACCCCTCTCGGCACCTTTAGTGGGCATGGCGAAGCTCTTTGGGGAATTGCTGTACATGAAGAAAATGGCACTACTAAAGTGTTCTTTTCTAGATGGACTGAAGACAATTCTTTAAATGATGCTAGTTCACCTAATAATTCCGTTTGGTCTGTAAGTTTGGACAATACAGGTGATTTTAGTGGTAGCGAATCTTTATGTTTCGAATTAGAAGATAATATGGGGTCTTTTGTATCTACAGTAGTTGGCGCATCCTACCCTATTTCAGATATTACGATGAGTTCTGATGGCAAAATGTACGTCTGTGAAAAAGTACAAGGCGGGTGGGGAGCTTTTGGCGGGTGGAACGATTTATTTACGCCTGGAGCACACAGCTCTCGACTGTTTGAATACGTCAATAACTCTGGCACATGGAATATGTCAAAACAATACTATGTTGGCAATTACAATTACCCTTCCGATGCCGACAATACAGCAGGTGGTGTCGCCTTAGGAAATAGACAAACTTCCAGTGGTTTTGATTGCGAAAAAATTATTTGGGCTTCAGGTGATGCTTTGCGTTTTTCAGGATATAACAATATTGCAGGACAAGATTATATTTATGGACTTACAGGTATTCCGGTAGAAGGAAACTCCATGGACCCCTCGAGTACTGACTACGTTCAAGAGAGCAGTATATACATCGACATTGATTACACAGGAACGGGGAGCAATGGAAGTCAAAAAATGTCTTATGGTGATATTGAGATATATACCGATGCTGTAAATGAACCTACTTTTACCATTACCAATCCAACCACCATTTGCCCTGGCGAATCTATCGCTTTAAATGTAAGTGGTGGACTAAACTACGAATGGTCACCGGCAAGCACTTTGGATAACCCTTCATCGGATAGTCCTATTGCTACACCTACTGAAAACACTACATACACCGTTATGGGTGATGGAAGTTGTGGCAGTAGAGATACCGTTAGCGTTACCATTAGTATAGATGATTTTAATTTTTCATTAGGACCAGATGTTGATTTTTGTGAAGGCATGAACGATGTTGTTTTAGATGCTGGTGGTCTAGCCACTGCTTATTTGTGGAATACTAATGAGACCACACAAAGCATCTCTGTTGATAGCGAAGGAGTGTATAGTGTAAGTGTGGTTAGTCCAGATGGCTGTAACTTTACAGATGAAATAAATGTAGAAAGTAAGTTTTTACCAATCGTCAGTTTTAGCACACCAAATGATTCCTCTTGCCCCCCTGCTAGCTTTCAACTGAACGATGCCAGTACACCCCAAAGCGATGACCCAATAGTAGCTTGGGAATGGACGGTAAATGGGCAAACGTCTAATGGAATATCTTCGAATGTGAACCTGCCCAATACTGGACGCTATAGTGTTACACTTGAAGTGACTACTCAACTAGGTTGTAGTACTAGCCTTAGCTTATCCAATTACCTTAATGTGTTGGATGTGCCAAGTCCTAACTTTATGACCGAACCTGATGAGATAGGGCATTGTGATAAAAGCATTCAAATCATTAATTTTTCTACAGATTACGATTCTTTAGTGTGGGACTTTGGCAATGGCTTTGTCAGTTCGGCAGATACCGTAACGAGCTATACCTATGATGAAGTGGGTCAATACCAAATTAATCTAAAACTCATTAATGAGTTTGGTTGCGAAAACTCATTTAACAGAGAAATAAAACCGACGAGCAGTATCCCTTTTTATGCTCCCAACGCCTTTACCCCAGATGGTGACCAACTGAATGAAGAATTTGTTCCGTATATGGGTTGTACCGATTCATTTGAATTTTGGATTATGGACAGATGGGGTGAAGTTATTTTTTACTCCAATGATGTAAATGTTGGCTGGAACGGTACCTTTAAAGGAAAACTTTGCCCAGTAGGTGTATACTCATGGAAGGCAAAATACAATGGTGCAAAACACAACCAAGTAAAACTCGGTGACGTGCATCTTATGCATTAA
- a CDS encoding OmpH family outer membrane protein has translation MKKVLLTLIVCVGFILSAQAQKFGYLNSNELLSMMPESIEMQEELQTYAKGLESQLSAMQAEYEKKVVEYQQNETSYTDVIKEDKIREIESIQQRVVEFQKNAQQSLSEKEAELFTPIRDRAMKAIDDVAKDGNYTFIFDSGSGSFLYAAESENVLSLVKSKLGL, from the coding sequence ATGAAAAAAGTACTGTTAACCCTTATAGTTTGTGTAGGATTTATACTATCTGCACAAGCTCAAAAATTTGGCTACCTAAACTCTAATGAGCTTCTATCTATGATGCCAGAAAGCATTGAAATGCAAGAAGAATTACAAACGTATGCTAAAGGACTAGAATCTCAATTATCTGCTATGCAAGCAGAATATGAAAAAAAGGTCGTTGAGTATCAGCAAAACGAAACAAGCTATACTGATGTGATTAAAGAGGATAAAATCCGTGAAATTGAAAGCATTCAACAACGTGTAGTTGAGTTCCAAAAAAATGCTCAACAGTCTTTGAGTGAAAAAGAAGCTGAACTATTTACTCCGATAAGAGATAGAGCAATGAAAGCTATTGACGATGTGGCAAAAGATGGAAATTACACCTTTATCTTTGACTCTGGATCAGGAAGCTTTTTATATGCTGCTGAAAGTGAAAATGTACTTTCGCTCGTAAAGTCAAAATTAGGACTATAA
- a CDS encoding isoprenyl transferase: MPNKTDINKDTLPNHVAIIMDGNGRWAKQQSKIRVFGHKVGVTAVRDTVEGAAEIGLKYLTLYAFSSENWSRPKSEINALMELLVNTITKETTTLMNNNIRLVAIGNLDDLPKKCLNNLNTAIEKTSQNNKMTLVLALSYSSKKEIVHAIHKIAEKVQNGDLSINDINEESVKNHLYTHNIPDPELLIRTSGELRISNFLMWQIAYSELYFTKILWPDFRRENLYKALIDFQSRERRFGKTSEQIEKENA, from the coding sequence ATGCCTAACAAGACCGATATTAACAAAGACACTTTACCAAATCATGTTGCCATCATCATGGATGGCAATGGTCGTTGGGCAAAGCAACAATCCAAAATTAGAGTGTTTGGACATAAAGTAGGCGTAACGGCAGTAAGAGATACTGTTGAAGGGGCGGCAGAAATTGGACTAAAATACTTAACGCTATATGCCTTTTCCTCAGAGAACTGGAGTCGTCCAAAATCTGAAATAAATGCACTTATGGAACTCTTGGTAAATACCATTACCAAAGAGACAACAACACTAATGAATAATAATATTCGATTAGTAGCTATCGGTAACTTGGACGATTTACCAAAAAAATGCTTGAATAACCTCAATACAGCTATTGAGAAAACATCTCAAAACAATAAAATGACATTAGTGTTGGCACTAAGCTACAGCTCAAAAAAAGAAATCGTTCATGCAATTCATAAAATTGCTGAAAAAGTTCAGAATGGCGATTTGAGTATTAACGACATAAATGAAGAAAGTGTTAAAAATCACTTATATACACACAATATACCTGACCCAGAACTGTTAATAAGGACTAGTGGAGAACTGAGAATAAGTAATTTTTTAATGTGGCAAATTGCATATTCAGAATTATATTTCACTAAGATTTTGTGGCCCGACTTTAGGCGTGAAAACCTTTATAAAGCCTTGATAGATTTTCAATCTAGAGAAAGACGATTTGGCAAAACAAGTGAACAAATAGAAAAAGAAAATGCTTAA
- a CDS encoding outer membrane beta-barrel protein, which yields MQAQNTIDEFTFGLQFKPIIPAAYFNAGDESANWQDGYSSELLPRFGQSLGMVVRYNFSNTFSLESGLNLVNRRYNFTLRNSSISLDDYTKFTLRSYEFPIQLLSYVRIAKQYYLNASFGNSYNVFPSDIISFGENNPFYFLSTSRRKKMQTAFIANLGVECRTEKKGMFYFGASFHRPWNNTARSFPEYDDGTNAFNTEAPSAEDSKHLNISGNYFTLDIRYFFSSK from the coding sequence ATGCAGGCACAAAATACTATCGATGAGTTTACCTTCGGCTTACAATTTAAACCTATAATACCTGCTGCCTATTTCAATGCAGGCGATGAATCTGCCAATTGGCAAGACGGTTACAGTTCTGAACTATTACCTCGATTTGGACAATCTTTAGGCATGGTCGTAAGGTATAATTTCAGTAATACTTTTTCCTTAGAAAGTGGGCTAAACCTTGTAAATAGACGCTATAATTTTACTCTAAGAAACAGCTCCATTAGTCTAGACGATTATACTAAGTTCACTTTACGTTCCTACGAATTTCCTATACAGTTATTGTCTTATGTTCGAATAGCAAAGCAATACTATCTAAATGCATCTTTCGGAAATTCTTATAACGTTTTCCCTTCAGATATTATCAGCTTTGGCGAAAATAATCCATTCTACTTTTTGAGCACTTCACGACGAAAAAAGATGCAAACAGCATTTATTGCAAACTTAGGTGTTGAGTGCCGAACAGAAAAAAAAGGCATGTTCTATTTTGGTGCTAGTTTCCATAGGCCATGGAACAACACAGCCCGTTCATTTCCAGAATATGACGATGGCACAAACGCTTTTAACACCGAAGCACCATCGGCTGAAGATTCTAAACACCTTAATATTTCTGGGAACTACTTCACTTTAGATATTCGTTACTTTTTCTCTAGCAAATAA
- the bamA gene encoding outer membrane protein assembly factor BamA has protein sequence MLKKSISILIFTLLLTQLSIAQINISNSSASFDYSAPKEYILGGITIEGTKFLDHKTLIQISNLEIGSKIEVPGDALTKASRILWEQGLFSDIQIKVNNTQGNTIFLTLYLEERPRLSKFKFKGIKKSEIDAIREKIKLARGKIITKNVIINTKNIVSDYYKEKGFLNVTTEINEIEDTITKNHVILVLDIEKGDKVKIGSIEFAGNEVFTEKRLKRLMKDTKEKKFYRLFKSSKYLEEAFKNDKQLIIEKYNEKGLRDAKINNDSITFDPEENLLNVKLDITEGKTYYFGDINFVGNTKYTNEELAEIVAIEKGDIFDQSVLESRVLGSPDSKDIHSIYLDNGYLFSQVTPVETEIRNDTIDIEVRIYEGLQARVNRVSVSGNSKTNDHVIMREIRTKPGDLFSRSDIMRSQREIATLNYFNPEKLNIDVQPNQEDGTVDLTYIVEEKSSDQIELQGGYGADRVIGTFRVSFNNFSAKNIFNKEAWLPLPSGDGQRFSISATSNGRLFQSYNVSFTEPWLGGKKPNSLTAGAYHSITSNGIDSDEDNSGAFKVTGLSLGLGKRLKWPDDFFTLYQNISLKKYLVDNYNFGNFVDGTYYNMSYSFVLGRNSVDQPTFPRRGSNMKLSVQMTPPYSLFDAEESSTDPLDASQWVEYHKWNIGANWFTALADKLVLKTNLEYGLIGKYNSDESLSQFERFYVGGDGLSGYAVDGREVIALRGYENNSLSPTNGATIYNKYTLELRYALSLNPQSPIFALAFLEAGNTWNNSNTFNPFDIKRSAGVGIRMMIPMMGIMGVDWGYGFDEVIGSPSANGSQFHFSINQQF, from the coding sequence ATGCTTAAAAAAAGTATCTCTATATTAATTTTTACCCTATTGCTAACTCAGTTGAGTATAGCCCAGATAAACATTTCTAATAGCTCTGCAAGTTTCGATTATTCTGCCCCAAAAGAATACATTCTTGGAGGCATAACCATTGAAGGCACAAAATTTTTAGATCATAAAACACTAATTCAAATATCCAATCTAGAAATAGGCTCTAAAATTGAAGTTCCCGGTGATGCACTTACAAAAGCTAGCCGAATTTTATGGGAACAAGGCTTATTCTCTGATATTCAAATCAAGGTCAACAACACACAAGGCAACACTATATTCCTTACTCTTTATTTAGAAGAACGACCAAGACTATCTAAATTCAAATTTAAAGGAATTAAAAAATCAGAAATTGATGCCATTAGAGAGAAAATTAAGTTAGCAAGAGGTAAAATCATTACCAAAAATGTGATAATCAACACCAAGAATATTGTCTCGGATTATTACAAAGAAAAAGGGTTTTTAAACGTTACCACAGAAATCAATGAAATTGAAGATACGATTACTAAAAATCATGTTATACTTGTTCTAGATATTGAAAAAGGAGATAAAGTAAAAATTGGAAGTATTGAGTTCGCAGGAAACGAAGTGTTTACTGAAAAACGTCTTAAGCGATTGATGAAAGATACTAAAGAAAAGAAGTTTTATAGACTATTTAAATCTTCTAAATACTTAGAAGAAGCCTTCAAGAATGACAAGCAACTTATCATTGAAAAATACAACGAAAAAGGCTTAAGAGATGCCAAGATAAACAACGATAGCATAACCTTTGATCCAGAAGAAAATTTACTTAATGTAAAACTTGATATAACTGAAGGTAAGACCTACTACTTTGGCGACATCAATTTTGTTGGAAATACAAAATACACCAATGAAGAACTTGCTGAAATCGTAGCCATAGAAAAAGGTGATATTTTTGACCAAAGCGTACTAGAAAGTAGAGTGTTAGGAAGTCCTGATAGTAAAGACATACACTCTATTTACCTAGATAATGGATACCTTTTTTCACAAGTAACACCAGTAGAAACAGAAATTAGAAACGACACCATTGATATTGAAGTCCGAATTTATGAAGGCTTGCAAGCACGTGTAAACAGAGTATCTGTAAGTGGCAACTCTAAAACTAATGACCATGTTATAATGCGAGAAATTCGCACAAAACCAGGTGATTTATTTAGCCGTTCAGATATCATGCGGTCTCAAAGAGAAATTGCTACCTTGAACTATTTCAACCCAGAAAAATTAAATATTGATGTTCAACCTAATCAAGAGGATGGCACAGTTGATCTTACCTATATCGTAGAAGAAAAATCGTCAGATCAAATTGAACTACAAGGTGGTTATGGTGCAGATAGAGTTATAGGAACATTTAGAGTATCCTTTAACAACTTTTCTGCAAAAAACATTTTCAACAAAGAGGCTTGGCTGCCACTTCCATCAGGTGATGGACAACGATTCAGCATCTCTGCAACCTCAAACGGTAGGTTATTCCAATCGTATAATGTTTCCTTTACGGAACCGTGGCTAGGAGGTAAAAAACCTAACTCACTAACAGCAGGAGCTTACCATTCAATCACTTCAAACGGCATAGATAGTGATGAGGATAATAGCGGCGCATTTAAAGTAACAGGGCTTTCCTTAGGTTTAGGCAAACGATTAAAGTGGCCTGATGACTTTTTCACTCTGTACCAAAACATAAGTTTAAAGAAATACTTAGTTGACAATTACAACTTCGGAAACTTTGTGGATGGTACATATTACAATATGTCTTACTCATTTGTACTAGGAAGAAATTCCGTTGATCAACCTACTTTTCCAAGAAGAGGATCAAATATGAAACTATCCGTTCAAATGACACCTCCTTATTCGCTATTTGATGCAGAAGAAAGCAGTACAGATCCACTTGATGCAAGTCAGTGGGTAGAATATCACAAATGGAATATTGGTGCGAATTGGTTTACTGCTCTAGCAGATAAGTTAGTATTAAAAACTAACTTAGAATACGGACTTATTGGCAAGTATAATAGTGATGAATCATTATCCCAATTTGAACGATTTTATGTTGGTGGTGATGGCCTTAGCGGTTATGCCGTTGACGGAAGAGAAGTAATTGCTCTGAGAGGATATGAAAACAATTCACTATCCCCAACAAATGGTGCAACCATTTACAACAAATATACTTTGGAGCTTAGATATGCGTTATCATTGAATCCACAGTCACCTATATTTGCTTTAGCATTTTTAGAAGCTGGTAACACATGGAACAATTCAAACACCTTTAATCCGTTTGATATAAAGCGTTCCGCAGGAGTTGGGATTAGAATGATGATTCCAATGATGGGTATAATGGGAGTAGATTGGGGATATGGATTTGATGAAGTAATAGGCTCACCATCTGCAAATGGTAGTCAATTTCACTTTTCAATTAATCAACAATTTTAA
- a CDS encoding NifU family protein — protein sequence MTKTPTSLYAESTPNPLVIKFVANRILVDQNIYEFNNRAEASSSPLALELFGFPFVDKVFLSNNFISITKKDNGIEWNDIIVEMREFMRDYLVDGGTVINENASPKKSKTVTHKEELVREFSDIEKKIADLLDEYVRPAVEQDGGFISLKKFEKGIVTVSLQGACSGCPSSTITLKSGIEGMLKREMPEEIVEVVADND from the coding sequence ATGACCAAAACACCCACTTCACTATACGCTGAATCAACGCCAAACCCGTTAGTAATAAAATTTGTTGCTAACAGAATTTTAGTTGACCAAAACATATACGAGTTCAACAATAGAGCAGAAGCAAGCAGTTCACCCCTTGCACTAGAGCTCTTCGGATTTCCATTTGTTGACAAAGTATTTTTAAGCAATAATTTTATATCTATTACCAAAAAAGATAATGGCATTGAATGGAATGATATTATTGTAGAGATGCGAGAATTTATGCGTGACTACCTAGTAGATGGTGGCACCGTGATTAACGAGAATGCCTCTCCTAAAAAGAGTAAGACTGTTACTCATAAAGAAGAATTGGTCAGAGAATTTTCTGATATAGAGAAAAAAATTGCTGACTTATTAGATGAATATGTAAGACCAGCAGTAGAGCAAGACGGTGGTTTTATTTCGCTGAAAAAGTTCGAAAAAGGAATTGTAACCGTTTCATTACAAGGGGCATGTAGTGGCTGCCCATCCTCTACAATTACCCTAAAATCTGGAATAGAAGGCATGTTGAAAAGAGAAATGCCAGAAGAAATTGTTGAAGTTGTAGCCGATAATGATTAA
- a CDS encoding glutamate racemase — protein sequence MKKDNPIGIFDSGIGGLTVAKAIRKLLPNESLLYFGDTKHLPYGEKSEESVKEFSHNISTFLKNKSCKMIVIACNTASSLAHETVIKACPNIEVVNVIDPVVDRITSSNRLSKIGIIGTKGTINSGIYPQKISAKNKNANVKSLATPLLAAMIEEGFIKGKISEAIIHNYLNQKELNSIDLLILACTHYPLIQNLIENFYNNKVEIIDSASEVAKHIKTILEEKSLLSNEKAEHHFFVSDYTHSFDQSAKFFFGEDIRLEEVKLKP from the coding sequence GTGAAAAAAGATAACCCAATAGGCATTTTTGATTCTGGTATTGGTGGGCTAACTGTAGCTAAGGCTATTCGCAAACTCTTACCTAATGAAAGTTTACTCTATTTTGGTGATACCAAACATCTGCCCTATGGAGAAAAGTCAGAAGAGTCAGTAAAAGAATTTTCACATAATATTTCAACCTTTCTAAAGAATAAAAGCTGTAAAATGATTGTTATTGCTTGCAATACTGCCTCATCTTTGGCTCACGAAACAGTTATTAAAGCATGCCCTAATATTGAAGTGGTAAACGTCATAGATCCTGTTGTGGATAGAATTACATCTTCAAATCGCTTATCTAAAATTGGTATTATTGGGACAAAAGGCACTATTAATTCTGGTATTTACCCACAAAAAATTAGTGCTAAAAACAAGAATGCAAATGTTAAGTCCTTAGCCACTCCACTGCTTGCCGCTATGATAGAGGAAGGCTTTATAAAAGGTAAAATTAGCGAAGCTATTATTCATAATTACTTGAATCAAAAAGAGCTAAATAGCATTGACCTTTTAATTTTAGCTTGTACTCACTACCCCTTGATACAAAACTTAATTGAGAATTTTTATAACAACAAAGTCGAAATTATTGACTCTGCATCTGAAGTTGCAAAACACATCAAGACCATTTTAGAAGAGAAAAGTCTGTTGAGCAATGAAAAAGCAGAGCATCACTTTTTTGTGTCTGACTATACCCATTCTTTCGATCAATCGGCAAAATTCTTTTTTGGAGAAGACATTCGACTAGAAGAAGTCAAACTTAAACCGTAA
- a CDS encoding gamma carbonic anhydrase family protein, which produces MALIKSVNGISPEVGKDVYLAENATLIGDIVMGSKCSVWFNAVVRGDVHYIRIGDKVNIQDGAVIHCTYKKHPTEIGNNVSIGHNALVHGCKVMDNVLIGMGAIVMDGVTVHSNSIIAAGAVVLEGTTVESGCIYAGVPAKKVKELSQEQTAVLIEGIADNYVMYSSWFTV; this is translated from the coding sequence ATGGCATTAATAAAGAGCGTAAATGGTATAAGTCCTGAAGTGGGCAAAGATGTGTATTTAGCTGAAAATGCTACCCTTATTGGCGATATAGTTATGGGTAGTAAATGCAGTGTTTGGTTTAATGCTGTTGTTAGAGGTGATGTTCATTACATTCGTATTGGCGATAAGGTAAATATACAAGATGGAGCTGTTATTCACTGTACTTATAAAAAACACCCTACCGAAATAGGTAATAATGTATCCATCGGACATAATGCTTTGGTGCACGGCTGTAAAGTAATGGACAATGTATTGATAGGAATGGGTGCTATTGTTATGGACGGAGTAACGGTTCATAGCAACTCTATAATAGCTGCAGGAGCAGTAGTTTTAGAGGGCACTACTGTAGAAAGTGGATGTATATACGCTGGAGTACCAGCAAAGAAAGTGAAGGAGCTTAGTCAAGAACAAACAGCAGTGCTAATCGAAGGTATTGCTGATAATTATGTGATGTATTCCTCTTGGTTTACGGTTTAA
- a CDS encoding OmpH family outer membrane protein codes for MKQLILIALLCFASASQAQKFVYVDSDYILERIPEYASAEDQLEKLSVNWQSEIEEVYQQIDVLYKKYQADKILLTQEMKNKRESEIINKEKDAKELQRKRFGPEGDLYKKRTELVKPIQDKVYNAIQDFSNEKRYDIIFDKSSNLIMLFSNPDLDKSDDILKMLGYK; via the coding sequence ATGAAACAGTTAATTTTAATAGCACTTCTTTGTTTTGCCTCTGCTAGTCAAGCACAAAAGTTTGTCTATGTTGATTCAGATTATATTCTTGAAAGAATACCTGAATATGCTTCTGCTGAAGATCAATTAGAAAAACTATCTGTCAATTGGCAATCTGAAATTGAAGAAGTATATCAGCAAATTGATGTGCTATATAAAAAGTATCAAGCAGATAAAATACTACTCACTCAAGAAATGAAAAACAAAAGAGAGAGTGAAATCATAAATAAAGAAAAGGACGCTAAAGAATTACAAAGAAAACGCTTTGGCCCTGAAGGAGATTTATACAAAAAAAGAACGGAACTTGTAAAGCCTATACAAGATAAAGTATACAACGCTATACAAGATTTCTCAAACGAAAAAAGATATGATATTATCTTTGATAAGTCAAGCAATCTGATAATGCTATTTAGTAATCCGGACCTTGATAAAAGTGATGACATCCTAAAAATGTTAGGATATAAATAA
- a CDS encoding NAD kinase, producing MRIALFGTTFNEAKAIYVQHLINKLEKENIDLIIETQFSELLSNIKFKKEYSTFDTPTELKENADIILSIGGDGTLLASITLVRDSGIPILGINTGTLGFISSVSTDQIEYAINHLLKGDYNIKNRTLLQLNSENNLFGDTNFALNEVTVLKKDTSSMIRVHAYLDDEFINTYWADGLIISSPTGSTGYSLSCGGPIVLPGTNNFIITPIAPHNLNVRPIIVSDKSKITLKVSEKDELALVALDSRSRAIGPGLELTIKKAQYKVKLIQFEKQSFISTIREKLMWGKDKRN from the coding sequence ATGAGAATAGCATTATTTGGAACTACTTTTAATGAAGCAAAAGCAATATATGTTCAGCATTTGATAAATAAGCTCGAAAAAGAAAACATTGATTTAATTATCGAGACTCAGTTTTCTGAGCTTCTGAGTAACATAAAATTTAAAAAAGAGTATTCTACTTTTGATACTCCGACAGAATTAAAAGAAAATGCAGACATCATACTGAGTATTGGCGGAGATGGCACATTACTTGCATCTATTACCCTTGTAAGAGATTCTGGCATACCCATCTTAGGGATTAATACTGGTACTCTTGGATTTATTTCAAGCGTTTCAACAGATCAAATAGAATACGCTATAAATCACCTTTTGAAAGGAGATTACAACATTAAAAACAGAACATTATTACAGTTGAATAGCGAAAATAATCTGTTTGGCGACACTAACTTTGCACTGAACGAAGTAACTGTTTTGAAGAAAGATACCTCTTCGATGATTCGAGTACACGCCTATCTCGACGATGAATTTATAAATACCTATTGGGCTGATGGCTTAATCATTTCTAGTCCAACAGGATCCACAGGATATTCCCTAAGTTGTGGAGGTCCAATTGTATTACCTGGAACAAATAATTTTATAATTACGCCTATTGCTCCGCATAACCTCAATGTTCGACCAATAATTGTTTCGGATAAATCAAAAATAACGCTGAAAGTATCAGAAAAAGACGAACTAGCACTCGTAGCATTAGACAGCCGCTCAAGAGCCATCGGACCTGGATTAGAACTCACTATTAAAAAAGCACAATACAAGGTTAAATTGATTCAATTTGAAAAACAATCCTTTATCTCAACCATTAGAGAAAAATTAATGTGGGGTAAGGATAAAAGAAACTAA